In Bythopirellula goksoeyrii, a single window of DNA contains:
- a CDS encoding tyrosine-type recombinase/integrase, with the protein MSRPSTGKPWLHESSGYWCSSVERKRVYLDKDYKTACRKLRQLRSERKKAEQGASSEWLTAPISDLADEFLDDILARRKPSTHTNYCYQLLRALSIIGPSTPVVEIGKLHLAKIEQKMVGRYSPSTIRDTIAVVQTVYGWAVRHDLLFDNPLVGYEKPRGQARTRIVSPAEFQTLLRHSDQSFRCILLALRWTGCRPVEIRTLVWDWVDLEAGCWILRDHKTITRQRKPRPRIIPLPIPMLKLCKRLSQQNPDPDSFVFLNAHGTPYTKDTLCRKMSRVRKRAGIQMKAGEQLVLYSARHTFGTEASGKVSDIELAELMGHTDVRTTQRYVHIDTDRLKEIQRRAINSIRR; encoded by the coding sequence ATGTCCCGCCCTTCAACTGGTAAGCCCTGGCTACACGAATCTTCTGGTTATTGGTGCTCCTCGGTCGAGCGCAAACGTGTCTATCTCGACAAAGACTACAAAACCGCCTGTAGGAAACTGCGGCAGTTACGGTCTGAACGTAAAAAGGCCGAACAAGGGGCCTCTTCGGAATGGCTCACGGCACCTATCTCAGATCTGGCAGATGAGTTTCTCGACGATATCTTGGCTCGGAGGAAACCATCGACCCATACCAATTATTGTTACCAGCTCTTGAGAGCCCTCTCAATTATTGGTCCCTCAACTCCTGTCGTGGAAATAGGAAAGCTTCATTTGGCCAAAATCGAGCAGAAAATGGTAGGCCGGTACAGTCCCTCAACTATCCGAGACACGATTGCTGTAGTACAAACAGTTTATGGCTGGGCGGTGAGGCACGATTTGCTCTTTGATAATCCCTTAGTCGGTTATGAAAAACCTCGTGGGCAGGCTCGCACGCGAATAGTATCTCCTGCCGAGTTTCAAACACTACTCCGGCACAGTGATCAGAGTTTTCGCTGTATTCTCTTAGCACTCCGCTGGACCGGATGCCGACCCGTGGAGATTCGAACACTTGTGTGGGATTGGGTTGACTTAGAGGCGGGTTGTTGGATTCTCAGAGATCACAAGACGATTACTAGACAGAGGAAACCAAGACCTCGGATCATTCCCTTGCCAATCCCTATGCTAAAATTATGTAAAAGACTTTCTCAGCAGAATCCTGACCCGGATAGCTTTGTTTTTCTCAATGCTCATGGAACTCCTTATACAAAAGACACTCTATGTCGAAAGATGTCACGAGTCAGAAAACGGGCTGGCATCCAAATGAAGGCGGGAGAGCAACTCGTTCTCTACTCAGCTCGACATACCTTTGGAACGGAGGCTTCTGGCAAAGTCTCTGATATTGAACTGGCGGAGTTGATGGGACATACTGATGTGCGGACCACACAGCGTTATGTCCATATTGATACCGATCGCCTCAAGGAAATTCAACGGCGGGCCATCAATTCAATTCGGAGATAA
- a CDS encoding GP88 family protein: MTERKTKRSLLRVLRTGDPQSFFHHFTAKEILEKLGPPRQLLSTSTKTDKSRKVGVLSKILYLTSGVFCPSATQSCLKVCLGHSSGRMTMLQSANARDRRSALYLEDQEHFMHLLRADLYYLRAEAKALGLVPAVRLNGTSDIPWERLHGELFTEFNDIQFYDYTKLRPRMWHFLRGRLVDQPFPPNYHLTFSLSEKNNSDAEALLEAGGNVAVVFWPVVPDCWNGYHVIPADKHDARFLDKTGCVVGLSAKGIAREDLSGFVVRTADASARLNVLNAA; encoded by the coding sequence ATGACAGAGAGAAAAACAAAACGTTCGCTACTTCGGGTACTTCGCACAGGAGATCCGCAGTCGTTTTTTCACCACTTTACCGCAAAGGAGATTCTCGAAAAGTTGGGTCCCCCACGGCAGTTACTCAGTACGTCAACCAAGACAGACAAGTCCCGAAAAGTTGGAGTTCTCTCGAAGATTCTCTATCTGACTTCGGGGGTATTTTGTCCCTCAGCTACGCAGTCGTGCCTCAAAGTTTGTTTGGGGCACAGTTCAGGTCGGATGACGATGCTGCAATCGGCCAACGCTCGTGACAGGCGATCAGCACTGTACCTCGAAGACCAGGAGCACTTTATGCACCTTTTGAGGGCTGATCTCTATTACTTGCGCGCCGAAGCCAAGGCCTTAGGGCTAGTACCAGCCGTTCGGCTCAATGGCACGAGTGACATACCCTGGGAGCGGCTTCATGGTGAGCTGTTTACTGAATTCAACGACATTCAGTTTTACGACTACACCAAGCTCCGACCGAGGATGTGGCACTTCCTTAGAGGCCGATTGGTCGACCAGCCATTTCCGCCGAATTACCACCTGACGTTTTCACTCAGTGAAAAGAACAACAGCGACGCTGAGGCGTTGCTTGAGGCAGGAGGAAATGTCGCGGTGGTGTTTTGGCCAGTCGTTCCCGACTGTTGGAATGGATACCACGTTATTCCAGCAGACAAGCACGATGCTCGGTTTTTGGACAAAACCGGATGTGTTGTTGGGCTCAGTGCCAAAGGGATTGCACGGGAGGACCTCTCGGGATTTGTGGTAAGGACGGCAGATGCGTCTGCCAGATTAAACGTCTTGAACGCCGCTTAG
- a CDS encoding TSCPD domain-containing protein has translation MTDKHNTPSEQTQPGQTAGSDTPLATATFAARRRLPETRHSITHKFNIAGHEGYLIVGLYDDGTPGEMFFKLAKEGSTMAGLADTIGILTSLCLQHGVPVETLANKLRDTRYEPAGETKHAGIPRATSLSDYIFRWLSLTFETTA, from the coding sequence ATGACTGATAAGCACAATACTCCATCTGAACAAACACAACCTGGTCAAACAGCAGGCTCCGATACGCCGCTTGCCACGGCCACGTTTGCAGCGAGAAGAAGACTTCCTGAAACGAGACATTCGATCACCCACAAGTTTAACATCGCAGGCCATGAAGGGTATCTTATAGTAGGGCTCTATGATGACGGTACTCCGGGCGAGATGTTTTTCAAGTTAGCCAAAGAGGGAAGCACCATGGCAGGGCTGGCAGACACTATTGGTATTTTGACGTCGCTTTGTCTGCAACATGGAGTCCCGGTAGAGACCTTGGCCAACAAACTCCGTGATACCCGCTATGAACCAGCCGGCGAGACCAAGCATGCAGGGATCCCCAGAGCGACTAGCCTCAGCGACTATATTTTTCGTTGGCTAAGCCTCACCTTTGAAACGACGGCATAA
- a CDS encoding CHC2 zinc finger domain-containing protein translates to MTQFESQQSTHLIDYAAIREQVPMRRILELMDWQEVTCHGDQLRGPCPIHKSSSERSRSFSVNLNKNAYHCFGCGSKGNQLDLASEYFGLSLYQAAREVCQRTGIEVPIRGAFRR, encoded by the coding sequence ATGACACAGTTTGAATCACAACAATCAACTCATTTAATCGATTACGCAGCCATAAGGGAGCAAGTCCCGATGCGGCGTATTTTAGAACTCATGGATTGGCAAGAGGTCACTTGCCACGGCGATCAGCTACGCGGCCCCTGTCCGATCCACAAATCAAGCTCCGAGCGGAGTCGCAGTTTTTCAGTCAACTTGAATAAAAATGCCTACCACTGTTTTGGATGTGGCTCTAAGGGCAATCAGTTGGACCTGGCGAGTGAATATTTTGGACTATCTCTCTACCAGGCGGCACGAGAGGTCTGCCAGCGAACAGGGATTGAGGTGCCGATCCGAGGAGCATTTAGACGATGA